The bacterium genome includes a region encoding these proteins:
- the tpx gene encoding thiol peroxidase: protein MQERKGVQTFKGGPLTLLGPEIKVGDTAPNFKVLTNKLEEVTLDNYKGKTLILSVAPSLDTSVCSLQTQRFNKETANLPASVEVLTITADLPFAQARFCGAENIKIQTLSDHRDMSFADAYGTHIKELRLEARSIFVVGKDGKVKYVEYVPEMTSHPDYDKALAAAKANA, encoded by the coding sequence ATGCAAGAACGTAAAGGCGTGCAGACCTTCAAGGGCGGTCCTTTGACCCTCCTGGGACCCGAGATCAAAGTGGGCGATACGGCCCCCAACTTCAAGGTGCTGACGAACAAGTTGGAGGAAGTGACCCTGGACAACTACAAGGGAAAGACCCTCATCCTTTCCGTGGCTCCCTCCCTGGACACCTCGGTCTGTTCGTTGCAGACCCAGCGGTTCAACAAGGAGACGGCCAACCTCCCGGCCTCGGTGGAAGTGCTGACCATCACCGCCGACCTGCCCTTCGCCCAGGCCCGTTTTTGCGGGGCCGAGAACATCAAGATCCAGACCCTCTCCGACCACCGGGATATGAGCTTTGCGGATGCCTATGGCACCCATATCAAGGAGCTCCGCCTGGAGGCCCGTTCCATCTTCGTGGTGGGCAAGGACGGCAAGGTCAAGTACGTGGAATATGTCCCGGAGATGACGAGCCACCCGGATTACGACAAGGCTTTGGCGGCGGCGAAGGCCAACGCTTAA
- a CDS encoding DUF2723 domain-containing protein: MRIPFLLLILVYEVYLLTHCATFNINDSGETIMVCDLLTISHSPGYPLHTLWGRVCCLLPIGKPMFRVTFCSLITASFSVLMVYYTLRMILKQYLAPEASGPNAAVASVEPVGPGEGTAPGRPSAWLWEIPAFFGSLIFAFSYQHWFQAGGAKGGIYTLNTWLTITLVYLFYKMRERGWFIKSFLLAGFFYGLGLAHHWPNMLVMAPSFLWMFLAGQNRVSMGRMVHNLVTLKPFDLLDNLVNIVSAFGLVNWIKAFLALLLSLSVYLYLPIRATQNPLVNWWNPQTLGRLVGTVLREGYKGVGDQRGWGTIKRDLIRFWLHAHHQYGEVFTYLVFALAIWGIIWLFRWSWKQWAVAVSFVFLFPFSFLFFLWEDWAQVGESILFSKQTNWVSGLGLFLLGMGVWTGIILFNNPLEGYQWTIDNFFSPVFMIISMFAAFGVAGLCQWAAKEWEGRMIPLYISAFVLSFALMPLLLDYNATMKIENGQAIYQGNDQSRYVSSYDEGMNMLKTVNNDGVIICNGDIDILPLWYLQFVEGKRPSVVSFTMQLIPYDWYRNPLFERWPFLYVPLRRDQYGREDIRPETVVQDMIDRHAKDRSFYFTNIFTAPWMREKNPQCLPEGFLWRMAATKNLNYPFTSDRLNLLWDTYRLRNMDAPDRGYWDEYTDVMKDSYGIGFDFTGYFAYMNGMPDLALWSFNNALQYRQPQTLMRIYMMIGDTYMQLANYSAAITNYQESLRREPRNPYALARLGDAFRMMGDFPNADSAYHQSLNLNPQQKEALDGLHALTQAQTQRELPGLKKR, translated from the coding sequence ATGCGGATCCCTTTCCTCCTCTTGATCCTGGTCTATGAAGTCTATCTGCTGACCCATTGCGCGACCTTCAACATCAACGATTCGGGCGAGACCATCATGGTCTGCGACCTTTTGACCATCTCCCATTCGCCCGGCTATCCCCTCCACACCCTTTGGGGCCGGGTCTGTTGCCTGCTCCCGATCGGCAAACCCATGTTCCGGGTCACCTTCTGCTCGCTCATCACCGCCAGTTTCTCGGTCCTGATGGTCTATTACACCCTGCGGATGATCCTCAAGCAGTACCTGGCGCCCGAGGCCTCGGGCCCCAATGCGGCCGTGGCCTCCGTCGAGCCCGTGGGACCGGGCGAGGGAACGGCCCCGGGGCGGCCCAGCGCTTGGCTGTGGGAGATCCCCGCGTTCTTTGGTTCGCTCATCTTCGCTTTTTCCTACCAGCATTGGTTCCAGGCGGGCGGGGCCAAGGGCGGCATCTACACCCTGAACACCTGGCTGACCATCACCCTGGTCTACCTTTTTTACAAGATGCGCGAGAGGGGCTGGTTCATCAAAAGCTTCCTGCTCGCGGGTTTCTTTTACGGCCTGGGCCTCGCCCACCACTGGCCCAACATGTTGGTCATGGCGCCCTCCTTCCTCTGGATGTTCCTGGCCGGCCAGAACAGGGTCTCCATGGGCAGGATGGTCCATAACCTGGTGACGCTCAAGCCCTTCGACCTGCTGGACAACCTGGTGAACATCGTCTCCGCTTTCGGCCTGGTGAATTGGATCAAGGCTTTCCTGGCCCTTTTGCTTTCCCTTTCGGTCTATCTCTACCTTCCCATCCGGGCGACCCAGAACCCGCTCGTCAATTGGTGGAATCCCCAGACCCTGGGACGATTGGTGGGCACCGTGTTGCGGGAGGGCTACAAGGGCGTCGGGGATCAGCGGGGATGGGGGACCATCAAGCGGGACCTTATCCGGTTCTGGCTGCATGCCCATCACCAATATGGGGAGGTCTTTACCTATTTGGTCTTCGCCCTGGCCATCTGGGGGATCATCTGGTTGTTCAGGTGGAGCTGGAAGCAATGGGCCGTGGCCGTCTCCTTCGTGTTCCTTTTCCCCTTCAGTTTCCTGTTCTTCCTTTGGGAGGACTGGGCCCAGGTGGGGGAATCCATCCTCTTTTCCAAACAGACCAATTGGGTGAGCGGGCTTGGCCTTTTCCTGCTGGGAATGGGCGTTTGGACGGGGATCATCCTCTTCAACAACCCGCTGGAAGGCTACCAATGGACCATCGATAACTTCTTCTCGCCCGTCTTCATGATCATCTCCATGTTCGCGGCCTTCGGGGTGGCGGGGCTTTGCCAATGGGCGGCCAAGGAGTGGGAGGGACGCATGATCCCTCTCTATATATCCGCTTTCGTCCTTTCCTTCGCCCTGATGCCCCTCCTGTTGGACTACAACGCCACCATGAAGATCGAGAACGGGCAGGCCATTTACCAGGGGAACGACCAAAGCCGCTATGTCAGCTCCTACGACGAGGGCATGAACATGCTCAAGACCGTCAACAACGACGGGGTCATCATCTGCAATGGGGACATCGATATCCTGCCCCTTTGGTACCTCCAGTTCGTGGAAGGGAAACGGCCTTCGGTGGTCTCCTTCACCATGCAATTGATCCCCTATGACTGGTACCGGAACCCCCTCTTTGAACGTTGGCCTTTCCTCTATGTGCCCCTGCGCCGGGACCAATATGGCCGCGAGGACATCCGGCCCGAGACCGTGGTCCAGGACATGATCGACCGGCACGCCAAGGACCGCTCTTTCTATTTCACCAATATCTTCACGGCTCCCTGGATGCGGGAGAAGAATCCCCAATGCCTGCCCGAGGGGTTCCTCTGGCGCATGGCCGCCACCAAGAACCTCAACTATCCCTTCACCTCGGACCGGCTGAACCTGCTTTGGGACACTTATCGCCTGCGGAACATGGATGCGCCGGACCGGGGCTACTGGGACGAATACACCGACGTCATGAAGGATTCCTACGGGATCGGGTTCGATTTCACCGGCTATTTCGCCTACATGAACGGGATGCCTGACCTGGCCCTCTGGAGCTTCAACAACGCCCTTCAATACCGCCAACCCCAGACCTTGATGCGCATTTACATGATGATCGGCGACACCTATATGCAATTGGCCAACTATTCGGCCGCCATTACCAATTACCAGGAATCCCTGAGGCGGGAGCCCCGGAACCCCTACGCCTTGGCCCGGTTGGGCGACGCCTTCCGCATGATGGGAGACTTCCCCAACGCCGATTCGGCCTATCACCAGTCCCTCAACCTGAACCCGCAGCAAAAGGAGGCCCTGGACGGCCTCCATGCCCTCACCCAGGCCCAAACCCAAAGGGAATTGCCGGGCCTCAAGAAGCGCTGA
- the truA gene encoding tRNA pseudouridine(38-40) synthase TruA, which produces MPFRNIRLTVEYDGTQFSGWQKQPQAPTLQGTLEERLKLICGHPVDLLVAGRTDAGVHALGQTANFHTDSSLPVERIRTVLNQLLPHDLKIVKAQVVPAQFHSTYHALAKLYRYVIRNDKEYTVFDRNTYHHLRIPLDLPAMRQAAKHFLGTHDFTAFRGALGKRADPKRTLHKIDIKKKGKDVWIEYTGESFLHQMVRILSGTLVYVGHGKIKPEDIPGILKSKDRKKAGPTLPPNGLFMVKVFYPKAFPPIHRRGPKTEEE; this is translated from the coding sequence ATGCCTTTCCGGAACATCCGCCTGACGGTCGAATACGACGGCACCCAATTTTCCGGCTGGCAGAAACAGCCCCAGGCCCCCACCTTGCAGGGAACCCTGGAAGAGCGTTTGAAGCTCATCTGCGGGCACCCGGTGGACCTCCTGGTGGCGGGACGCACCGACGCCGGGGTCCACGCCCTGGGCCAGACCGCCAATTTCCACACCGATTCCAGCCTGCCGGTGGAACGGATCCGGACCGTGTTGAACCAACTCCTTCCCCACGACCTCAAGATCGTGAAGGCCCAGGTGGTCCCGGCCCAGTTCCATTCCACCTACCATGCCCTGGCCAAGCTCTACCGTTATGTCATCCGCAACGACAAGGAATACACGGTCTTCGACCGGAATACCTACCATCACCTGCGCATCCCCTTGGACCTTCCGGCCATGCGTCAAGCCGCCAAGCATTTCCTGGGGACCCACGACTTCACCGCTTTCCGGGGAGCCCTGGGCAAGCGGGCCGATCCCAAACGGACCCTGCACAAGATCGACATCAAGAAGAAGGGGAAGGATGTGTGGATCGAATACACGGGCGAGTCCTTCCTGCATCAGATGGTCCGCATCCTCAGCGGGACCCTGGTCTATGTGGGTCATGGCAAGATCAAACCGGAGGATATCCCGGGGATCCTCAAATCCAAGGACCGCAAGAAGGCGGGGCCGACCCTTCCCCCCAACGGGCTCTTTATGGTGAAGGTCTTTTATCCCAAAGCCTTCCCGCCGATCCACCGGCGCGGACCCAAAACGGAGGAAGAATGA
- a CDS encoding menaquinone biosynthesis decarboxylase, with protein MAYSSLTEFVEFLDKKGELLRIPDEVDPVLEITAITDKVSKSYNGGKALLFEKPKGSPYPLLINAFGSRQRMSWALGVEDLEEHAVAIKELLELKPPKGIVEKLKFLPKLGEIAKFPPTEVSKGACQEVVEDQPDLTQLPVLKCWPQDGGRFITFPLVYTQDPETGLRNIGMYRMQVHDARSTGMHWQVHHGGAGHYRKAEKMGKRLEVAVALGGDPALTYAATAPLPEGIDELLFAGFLRKKPVELVKCRTVDLMVHADADFVLEGYVEPGERKTEGPFGDHTGYYSLADPYPVFHVTCITRRKKPIYPTTIVGKPPMEDGWLGKATERLFLPLMQKVLPEVVDYDLPIDGIFHNFAIVSIDKQYPQHARKVMYALWGLGQMMLNKVVVIVDQDTDVHDYGQVLWRVGNCMDPKRDVVITEGPLDVLDHASPMWAWGGKMGIDATKKWKEEGFEREWPEELAMTPEVEQKVLPLLKKYGLIK; from the coding sequence GTGGCTTATTCCTCATTGACCGAATTCGTCGAGTTCCTCGATAAAAAAGGCGAACTGCTCCGCATCCCGGACGAGGTGGATCCGGTCCTGGAGATCACCGCCATCACCGACAAGGTTTCCAAGTCCTATAACGGGGGCAAAGCCCTTCTTTTCGAGAAGCCCAAGGGAAGCCCCTATCCCCTGCTCATCAACGCCTTCGGCTCCCGCCAGCGCATGAGCTGGGCTTTGGGGGTCGAGGACCTGGAAGAACATGCCGTCGCCATCAAGGAACTTCTGGAACTGAAGCCGCCCAAGGGAATCGTCGAGAAACTGAAATTCCTCCCCAAACTGGGGGAGATCGCTAAGTTCCCGCCCACCGAGGTTTCCAAGGGGGCCTGCCAGGAAGTGGTCGAGGACCAGCCGGACCTCACCCAACTGCCGGTCCTCAAGTGCTGGCCCCAGGACGGGGGCCGGTTCATTACCTTCCCCCTGGTCTATACCCAGGACCCGGAAACGGGCCTTCGCAACATCGGCATGTACCGCATGCAGGTGCACGACGCCCGGTCCACGGGCATGCACTGGCAGGTCCACCACGGTGGAGCGGGCCATTACCGTAAGGCCGAGAAGATGGGCAAACGCCTGGAAGTGGCGGTCGCCTTGGGAGGCGATCCGGCCCTGACCTATGCGGCGACCGCTCCTTTGCCCGAGGGCATCGACGAGCTTCTTTTCGCCGGGTTCCTGCGCAAGAAGCCCGTGGAACTGGTCAAGTGCAGGACCGTCGACCTGATGGTCCACGCCGACGCCGACTTCGTCCTGGAAGGCTATGTGGAACCGGGCGAGCGCAAGACCGAAGGTCCCTTCGGGGACCATACGGGCTATTACAGCCTGGCCGACCCATACCCGGTCTTCCACGTGACCTGTATCACCCGCCGCAAGAAGCCCATCTACCCGACCACCATCGTGGGGAAGCCTCCCATGGAGGACGGCTGGCTGGGCAAGGCCACCGAGCGGCTTTTCCTGCCCCTGATGCAGAAGGTCCTGCCGGAAGTGGTCGATTACGACCTGCCCATCGACGGCATCTTCCACAATTTCGCCATCGTCTCCATCGACAAGCAGTATCCCCAGCACGCCCGCAAGGTCATGTACGCCCTCTGGGGACTGGGCCAGATGATGCTCAACAAGGTGGTCGTCATCGTCGATCAGGACACGGACGTGCATGACTACGGCCAGGTCCTCTGGCGGGTGGGGAACTGCATGGACCCCAAGCGCGACGTGGTCATCACCGAGGGGCCCCTGGACGTGCTGGACCATGCCTCGCCCATGTGGGCCTGGGGCGGCAAGATGGGGATCGATGCCACGAAGAAATGGAAGGAAGAAGGGTTCGAACGGGAATGGCCGGAGGAGCTGGCCATGACGCCGGAAGTGGAGCAAAAAGTACTGCCGTTGTTGAAGAAATACGGATTGATCAAATAA
- the ubiE gene encoding bifunctional demethylmenaquinone methyltransferase/2-methoxy-6-polyprenyl-1,4-benzoquinol methylase UbiE, which translates to MSQKIQTMFSDIAPTYDQANHALSFNKDILWRKESIEQMGKDGFEPKMVLDLCAGTGDFAMALRAKYPAAKLFLADFAKPMLKLAKTKMTSQSGVEFFEADALKLPFQDMAFDTVLCGFGVRNLDSLDKGLSEIARVLKPGGKAVILEFFRPSGLFSQLAHAFYIKFLVPMRGGAISRNKEAYEYLQQTSSSFSSIRDFRDLMEKKGFKDITIETKTMGVAVSLVGVRK; encoded by the coding sequence GTGAGCCAAAAAATACAGACCATGTTCTCCGATATCGCGCCGACCTATGACCAAGCCAACCACGCCCTGTCCTTCAACAAGGACATCCTTTGGCGAAAGGAGTCGATCGAACAAATGGGCAAGGACGGGTTCGAGCCGAAGATGGTCCTGGACCTTTGTGCCGGGACGGGGGACTTCGCCATGGCCCTCCGGGCGAAATACCCGGCCGCCAAGCTCTTCCTGGCCGATTTCGCCAAGCCCATGCTGAAACTGGCCAAGACCAAGATGACCTCCCAGAGCGGGGTCGAGTTCTTCGAGGCGGACGCCCTGAAATTGCCCTTCCAGGACATGGCGTTCGACACGGTCCTCTGCGGGTTCGGGGTGCGGAACCTGGATTCGCTCGATAAGGGTCTTTCCGAGATCGCCCGGGTCCTGAAGCCGGGGGGAAAGGCCGTCATCCTGGAGTTTTTCCGGCCGTCCGGGCTCTTTTCCCAATTGGCCCATGCCTTCTATATCAAGTTCCTGGTGCCCATGCGGGGCGGGGCCATCTCACGGAACAAAGAAGCCTATGAATACCTGCAGCAGACCTCGAGCAGTTTTTCGTCCATCCGGGATTTCCGCGATCTGATGGAAAAAAAGGGTTTCAAGGACATCACGATCGAAACCAAGACCATGGGTGTCGCGGTGAGTTTGGTGGGGGTGCGTAAATAA
- a CDS encoding UbiX family flavin prenyltransferase, with protein sequence MKKLLVAVSGASGTLYARRFFQHLPYDDWEVHAVVSGSARIVASHEGGLNLPPHVREWDEKDLTAPSASGSNKFEAMVVIPCSTTTLGKLAHGIADNLITRSGEVFLKERRKLILVPRETPLSLIQIKNMELLTLAGAHLIPAVPSFYGNPKSIEDLVDTVIARVYDHAGIDAEVSRRWRAEESQQKIQD encoded by the coding sequence ATGAAGAAGCTATTGGTCGCGGTCTCGGGCGCCTCGGGCACCCTCTATGCACGGCGGTTCTTCCAACACCTTCCTTATGATGATTGGGAAGTGCACGCCGTCGTGTCCGGTTCGGCCCGGATCGTGGCCTCCCACGAGGGGGGGCTCAACCTGCCCCCGCACGTGCGGGAATGGGACGAGAAGGACCTGACGGCGCCTTCCGCCAGCGGCTCCAACAAATTCGAGGCCATGGTGGTCATCCCTTGCTCGACCACGACCCTGGGGAAGCTCGCCCACGGCATCGCGGACAACCTCATCACCCGCTCGGGGGAAGTGTTCCTCAAGGAGCGCCGCAAGCTCATCCTGGTGCCCCGGGAGACCCCCCTTTCCTTGATCCAGATCAAGAACATGGAACTGTTGACCCTGGCCGGGGCGCATCTCATCCCGGCCGTTCCGAGCTTTTATGGGAACCCCAAGAGCATCGAGGACTTGGTGGACACGGTCATCGCCCGGGTCTATGACCATGCGGGGATCGATGCCGAAGTTTCCAGGCGGTGGCGGGCGGAAGAATCCCAACAAAAGATCCAAGATTGA
- a CDS encoding UbiA-like polyprenyltransferase yields MLKSFKVFSNLVVLPHSVFALPFALASLLTATHGKPPLRVLLLVIVCMVLARTAAMAYNRLVDADIDAKNPRTQNRDIPAGRIRPWQVRVIVLICFFAFIGTCYFINPLCFKLSPLAMGIVFFYSHTKRFTWTSHLFLGLALGVAPVGAWIAATGAFAPEPFWLMMAVIFFLAGFDILYATQDEAFDKKAGLQSWVVRWGIGPSLLASRFFHFGMLGFLAGFGAQAAFPRPYYMGIGLIGALLLYQHLKAYKLEKAGGRSHFTLSPSMMKMNGWVSVLYFAVVAVTIWA; encoded by the coding sequence ATGCTGAAAAGCTTCAAGGTCTTTTCGAACCTGGTGGTCCTGCCCCATTCCGTTTTCGCCTTGCCTTTCGCCCTGGCCAGCCTCCTGACCGCCACCCATGGGAAACCGCCCCTGCGCGTCCTCCTGCTCGTCATCGTCTGCATGGTCCTGGCCCGCACCGCCGCCATGGCCTATAACCGCCTGGTCGATGCGGACATCGACGCCAAGAACCCCCGCACCCAAAACCGGGACATCCCGGCAGGGCGCATAAGGCCCTGGCAGGTCAGGGTCATCGTCCTTATCTGCTTCTTCGCCTTCATCGGCACCTGTTATTTCATCAACCCGCTTTGCTTCAAGCTTTCCCCCCTGGCCATGGGCATCGTGTTCTTCTATTCGCACACCAAGCGGTTCACCTGGACCTCCCATTTGTTCCTGGGACTGGCCCTGGGGGTCGCGCCCGTCGGGGCCTGGATCGCCGCCACCGGGGCCTTCGCGCCCGAGCCCTTTTGGTTGATGATGGCGGTCATTTTCTTCCTGGCGGGGTTCGATATCCTCTACGCGACCCAGGACGAGGCATTCGACAAAAAAGCGGGATTGCAGTCCTGGGTGGTGCGGTGGGGGATCGGGCCCAGCCTGTTAGCCTCTCGATTCTTCCATTTCGGTATGTTAGGATTTCTCGCTGGTTTCGGGGCCCAGGCCGCATTTCCGAGGCCCTATTACATGGGGATCGGCCTGATCGGGGCCCTTCTGCTCTACCAGCACCTGAAGGCCTACAAGCTGGAAAAGGCCGGGGGACGCTCCCACTTCACCCTTTCCCCTTCCATGATGAAGATGAACGGCTGGGTCTCGGTGCTCTATTTCGCCGTCGTCGCCGTGACCATCTGGGCCTGA
- the mqnE gene encoding aminofutalosine synthase MqnE translates to MLLKRLLEKSSLKDIYEKVEKGVRITDEEALRLYHTNELHVLGAMANLVRERKNGNDTYYNINRHIDYTNVCATTCKFCAFSRFEGEEGAFEFTHQQIAQKAKEAYEREGITELHIVGGLHPQYDLAWYEEMLRLLKKTVPTVHLKCFTGVEIDFFATKFNMSYQDVLGRLKAAGLDSMPGGGAEIFHPEVRERICPGKATADQWIEVHRTAHQLGLRTNATMLYGHVEKYEHRVDHMRRLRELQDQTGGFQTFIPLAFHPDHTAMDHFARPSGIEDLKTLAIGRIYLDNFPHIKAYWIMLGVRLAQLSLSYGVDDIDGTVIEEKIYHMAGAETPEIMTVSDLRRLIQEAGRTPVERDTLYRELKRIQEPALAK, encoded by the coding sequence TTGCTTTTGAAACGACTGCTGGAAAAGTCCTCCCTAAAAGACATCTACGAGAAGGTCGAGAAGGGCGTCCGCATCACCGACGAGGAAGCCCTCCGGCTTTACCATACCAACGAGCTCCACGTCCTGGGCGCCATGGCCAACCTGGTGCGGGAACGCAAGAACGGCAACGACACCTACTACAACATCAACCGCCACATCGATTACACCAACGTCTGTGCCACCACCTGCAAATTCTGCGCTTTCTCCCGCTTCGAAGGGGAGGAGGGCGCCTTCGAGTTCACCCACCAGCAGATCGCCCAGAAGGCCAAGGAAGCCTACGAACGGGAGGGCATCACCGAGCTTCATATCGTCGGCGGGCTCCATCCCCAATACGATCTGGCCTGGTACGAGGAGATGCTACGCCTGCTCAAGAAGACCGTGCCGACCGTCCACCTGAAATGCTTCACGGGGGTGGAGATCGATTTCTTCGCCACCAAGTTCAATATGTCCTACCAGGACGTCCTGGGGAGGCTCAAGGCCGCGGGGCTGGATTCCATGCCCGGCGGCGGCGCCGAGATCTTCCATCCCGAGGTGCGGGAGCGGATCTGCCCGGGCAAGGCCACGGCCGACCAATGGATCGAAGTGCACCGGACCGCCCACCAACTGGGCCTTCGCACCAATGCCACCATGCTTTACGGCCATGTGGAGAAATACGAACACCGGGTGGACCACATGCGCCGTCTGCGTGAATTACAGGACCAGACCGGCGGTTTCCAGACCTTCATTCCCTTGGCCTTCCATCCGGACCATACCGCCATGGACCACTTCGCCCGTCCTTCGGGCATCGAGGACCTGAAGACCCTGGCCATCGGCCGCATCTACCTGGACAATTTCCCTCATATCAAGGCCTATTGGATCATGTTGGGCGTCCGCCTGGCCCAGTTGTCCCTCTCGTACGGGGTGGACGACATCGATGGGACGGTCATCGAGGAGAAGATCTACCATATGGCCGGGGCCGAGACCCCCGAGATCATGACGGTCTCGGACCTGCGCCGTTTGATCCAGGAAGCCGGCCGCACACCGGTGGAGCGGGACACGCTTTATAGGGAACTGAAGCGGATCCAAGAACCTGCTTTGGCGAAATAG
- a CDS encoding MqnA/MqnD/SBP family protein, whose translation MSETPANNPAATPAPAPKPAAPAPAAAPATPAAAPAAVATPPAPAPAVPVKFIARPMNIGVAPFLNSQPLIWDMKNHHKLFDVAPADMVKLLKEGRLDVALAPIVVKFLNPELQVVPVAAIGSKGPVKSVRLLGNGPWRIVQRIFADKRSQTSVLLAKLILKKWYGAKDVEVKAVDMSEFRVTSGKPWEAVLQFGDIALESAPTGMNVMDLGAEWTLRTGKPFVYAVWMARDVQVAREIEMDLLASKNEGVKHFGEIAENYHGIWVFHRPQAKEYLEKNIDYAYTPKEVQGQLEFQKLLKEEGFII comes from the coding sequence ATGAGCGAAACTCCGGCCAATAATCCAGCCGCCACTCCAGCCCCGGCCCCAAAACCGGCGGCTCCGGCCCCCGCGGCCGCGCCGGCCACACCGGCGGCTGCTCCGGCGGCCGTTGCCACGCCGCCCGCCCCGGCTCCGGCGGTCCCGGTCAAGTTCATTGCCCGGCCCATGAACATCGGGGTGGCCCCTTTCTTGAATTCCCAACCCCTCATCTGGGATATGAAGAACCATCACAAGCTCTTCGATGTGGCCCCGGCCGACATGGTCAAGTTGCTCAAGGAAGGCCGCTTGGACGTCGCCCTGGCCCCCATTGTGGTCAAGTTCCTGAACCCCGAGCTCCAAGTGGTCCCCGTGGCCGCCATCGGCAGCAAGGGGCCGGTCAAGAGCGTTCGACTCTTGGGGAACGGGCCTTGGAGGATCGTTCAAAGGATCTTCGCCGATAAGCGCTCCCAGACCTCCGTTCTGCTGGCCAAGTTGATCCTGAAGAAGTGGTATGGCGCCAAGGATGTCGAAGTGAAGGCCGTGGATATGAGCGAATTCCGGGTCACCAGCGGCAAGCCTTGGGAAGCGGTCCTCCAGTTCGGGGATATCGCCCTGGAGAGCGCCCCGACGGGCATGAACGTCATGGACCTGGGGGCCGAATGGACGCTCCGCACGGGCAAACCCTTCGTTTACGCCGTGTGGATGGCCCGTGACGTCCAGGTGGCCCGTGAGATCGAAATGGACCTTCTTGCCTCCAAGAACGAGGGGGTGAAGCACTTCGGGGAGATCGCGGAGAACTACCACGGCATCTGGGTCTTCCACCGGCCGCAGGCCAAGGAATACCTCGAGAAGAACATCGACTATGCCTATACCCCTAAGGAAGTCCAGGGCCAACTGGAGTTCCAGAAGCTCCTCAAAGAAGAAGGGTTCATCATTTAA
- the mqnC gene encoding cyclic dehypoxanthinyl futalosine synthase, whose amino-acid sequence MDGHVVNREEALELYQNSSLSEMGAIADILKVRTKGDRIATYLIDRNINYTNVCVTYCKFCAFYREPGDTKEGYVNEAEKIIHKITEAKQHGCTQILLQGGHHPDLTLDWYLSTLSRVKQAHPDITLHSFSPPELVHFSGLFGMPVKEILKKFKEAGMDSMPGGGAEILVDRVRKEIAPLKASTEEWLGVMRDVHSLGMRSTATMMFGHVETVAERIEHIFRIREVQEETGGFLGFIPWLYQPGNESLGLKSASGQEYLKTLALARIILNHTLPNLQASWVTPGKKIGQLGLKYGANDLGSIMLEENVVASTGLRYLMSLDEMKRLITEMGYEPHQRDTFYQLVN is encoded by the coding sequence TTGGACGGCCACGTCGTCAACCGCGAGGAGGCCCTGGAGCTCTATCAGAACTCGTCCCTGAGCGAGATGGGCGCCATCGCCGATATCCTGAAGGTCCGCACCAAGGGCGACCGGATCGCCACCTACCTCATCGACCGCAACATCAACTACACCAACGTTTGCGTGACCTATTGCAAGTTCTGCGCGTTTTACCGGGAGCCGGGCGACACGAAGGAAGGTTACGTCAACGAGGCCGAGAAGATCATCCACAAGATCACCGAGGCCAAGCAGCACGGCTGCACCCAGATCCTGCTCCAGGGAGGGCATCACCCCGACCTGACGCTCGATTGGTACCTCTCCACGCTTTCCCGGGTCAAGCAGGCCCATCCGGACATCACCCTGCACTCCTTCTCGCCCCCCGAATTGGTCCATTTCTCGGGCCTCTTCGGCATGCCGGTGAAGGAGATCCTCAAGAAATTCAAGGAAGCCGGCATGGATTCCATGCCCGGAGGCGGCGCCGAGATCCTGGTGGACCGGGTCCGCAAGGAGATCGCCCCCTTGAAGGCCAGTACCGAGGAGTGGCTGGGCGTCATGCGCGACGTTCATTCCTTGGGCATGCGCTCCACCGCCACCATGATGTTCGGCCACGTGGAGACCGTCGCCGAACGCATCGAGCACATCTTCCGGATCCGGGAGGTCCAGGAGGAAACGGGCGGCTTCCTGGGGTTCATCCCCTGGCTCTACCAGCCGGGCAACGAGAGCCTGGGCCTCAAGAGCGCCAGCGGGCAGGAGTACCTGAAAACCCTGGCCTTGGCCCGGATCATCCTCAACCACACGCTCCCGAACCTCCAGGCTTCCTGGGTCACCCCGGGAAAGAAGATCGGGCAGTTGGGCCTCAAATATGGCGCCAACGACCTGGGGAGCATCATGCTGGAGGAGAACGTGGTGGCCTCCACCGGCCTGCGCTACCTCATGAGCCTGGACGAGATGAAGCGCCTCATCACGGAGATGGGCTACGAGCCCCACCAGCGCGATACCTTCTACCAGTTAGTGAACTGA